TCAGtggggggtggcagggacatgaggacattggggacactcagggaggggacagggacactggggggacACTGGTACATTGGGGACACTCAGtggggggtggcagggacacagggagggacatgaggacattggggacacactgaggggggtggcagggacacagagagggacaCCGGGATATTTGGGACACTtagggaggggacagggacacagggagggacatgaggacattggggacacactgaggggggtggcagggacacagagagggacaCTGAGATattggggacactcagggaggggacagggacacagggagtgACATgaggacattggggacacaCTGGGGGGAACACAAGTGGGTGTCCTAGTTTGGGGAGGCGACACGGGGGTGACActgatgtccccagtgtgggGGTGACTCTGGAGTGCTGGGAGGTCCCTGTGGTGGCCAAGTGACACCAGGGCACAGTGGTGACACTGTCCCCACTGTGTCACCCTCAGGCAGGACCCAGAGGGACGCCCCCACTTTGAGGAGGTGCCTGGAACAGGGGGGGACCCCGAGGACCCCGACCCCCAGCAGGGGGTGGGTGAtggtgaggagggggctggggTCCCTTGGGAGGGGGGGTCCTGTGGGTGTGGGGTCCCCAGAAGGTCCCCAGTGGGTGTTGGGGACAGATTGGGGGATCTGGAGATGTCACCCATGGGTGCTGGGGGGGGCAAGGGAGGAActggggggaatttggggagctggggggggtcctgtgggtgctgggggggctctgagggGTCCTGTGGATGTTGGGGGGGGTCCCTCAGTTGTTTTGGGGGGGGTCTCTgacttttctctctcccccaggGCTGCGGCAGCGCCGGGGAGCCCCTGAAAAAGGGGAGACCCTCAGCAGGTTCCCCCCAGACCccctgggctggtttggggtccTGGTGCCCCCCAGTCTGCGACAGGCCCAGGGAAGCTTCCAGAAGGGTGAGGACTGGGGGGGATtgggagggaactgggggaGACTGCGGGGGGATCCCCAAAAACGAGCAAAGGTCCCCAAACCCAGAGGGGCCCAAGAATGGGGGGGAATGCCCCAAATCTGGGGTGTTCCCAAAACTGGGGAGGGCCTAAAGGCCGTGGCCCCCGTGACCTCCTCAGTCCCCCtggtgtccctctgtccccaggggtgACACTGGCCGTGGAGGTGGCCGAGCTCCAGGCCACCATGGAAGCTGCGGCCGCCCGGTAccggcagctcctgcagcagaaacgtcacctggctggggacagtggggacagccaGACCCCCATGGGAacccctggggacagcaaggaCACCGAGGGTGGCACAGTGACCTCAGTGACTGCGTGAATGAACACCCAGAACGAGGAGGACACGTCTGCAGGTGACACGGGGACACACGGGAGCACAGTGCCATGGGGACAGAAGTGACACGGGGCAGTGCTGACCTTTCACAGGTGACACAGCTGCCACTGGTGACATGGaggacagcagcacctgcctgtAGGTGACAGCGAGTCCCCAAGACCTGCGGGTGACACTGAGAACTTTGCAGGTGACATAGAGCCCCGCACGTGACTGAGTGGagtccccccatgtccccacccCCAATAAAGCcactccctgtgccaccacaggGTCATTTCTCATGAGCGtctggtgccagctgtgccagtgccaccaTGGCCAATGTCCCCTCAGGACTGTTTGTCACTGTTGTCGTGTCCTGGTCATGCCAGTGCCACCACAGGGTcatttgtcactgctgtcccaTGCCAGCCAAGGCAGTGCCACCACAGGCTCATTTGTCACCACTATCACAGGCCAGCCAAGGCAGTGCCACCACAGGCTCATTTGTCACCACTGTCACATGCTGGCCGTGCCCGCACCACGTGACTCAAACACGCCCCCTTTTTGCCAAGGTCTATGTTTATTGGGCGGGGCCCTCGCCCCGCCCCCAGACCCCGCCCCCACCCAGGGGGCGGGGCCGACACAACAACGACTATGGGAGAGGGGCGGGGCGTGACAGGGCGTGGCCTGTGTGTGGGGCGTGGCCGTGCAGAGGGGCGTGCCCAGGCGCCCCCTAGCGGATGGTGTAGCGCACGTAGGGCACCTCGATGTCGGCGTCGCTGTCGTCGTTGCAGCACAGCTCGAACACCAGGGCCTTGACGTGGCGGCCCAGCTTCTTCTTGGACACTCGCGTCACGATCTCTGTCatcctgtggggacaggggacatggcagggacagggggtaGGGTCTCTGTCAttctgcaggggcaggggacatggcagggacacggggcacagtcaccctgcagggacaggggacatggggcacAATCAttctgtggggacaggggacatggggtAGGGATGTGGGGCACAGTCTCTTGTCAGCCtatggggacagggggacataaggggacatggcagggacacGTGGCATGGGTCATCCATCCTGTGGGGAcaagaggggacacagggagtgCCAGGGCACACCAGCACCCAAAAGGGATGGGCACATACAGGGAGTGTCCCCACCCCTGGGACATGTCCCCCCAACCACAGGGCTGCATTCTTGTCCCCAGGACAcgtccctgccatgggctgtgcCCTCCCTCCAACCCTGCtgtcctgtcccttccctggaccCCACCCatgtcccccagtgtccctaCGGTTGGTCGTGGCGCTCGCGCAGCTTGGCGGCCGGCATGAAGAAGGAGTAGAGCATGGACACGCCCTGGGACAGCATGGTGATCTCCAGCCGGTGCTCCTtctgtggggacatggggacaggggtcAGCGGGGCTCGGGGACATGGGCCACCACGGGAACCCTGCGGCCTTGGGGACAGTGGCCACCACAAGGGCTTGacctttcccatttcccagcactCCTGTCTTGGTCAAGGTGCCTCAGTTGTCCCCTGCCCCCCTCCCAGTTGCTCCCAGTACCTTGAAGTAGGCGAGGAACTGGCGCAGGGTCATCTCCTGCCCGtcgggctgcagcccctgcacctCGAACCGGTCCCACAGCGTCCACTCCACCTCGTAGTACTGGGGACACGGCGCGGACAGTCAGAGCCATgggggaccccaaatccccgCTGGGAGtgacccccagccccactgtgaCCCAAAATCCCATCTGGGAGTGACCCCCAGCCCCATTGCAACCCCAAATCCTATCTGGGAGTGACCCCAGCCCCACtgtgaccccaaaccccctccgGCCGCCCCCCAGTGACCCCCAACCCCCCGTGCCCttgccccccagccctggcagtgcccaccttGTTGCGGGGGCAGGCGAGGGGTTCGGAGAAGCCCACGAAGGGCAGGGCCAGGTTGAGGAAGGCGTTTTTGTAGGAGCTCAGCCGGCGGTGCCCCTGCACCAGCTTGAAGAGCTCCAGGCAGGCCAGGCCCACCACGGCTGCCGTGGTGGTGGCGATGGCCGGGATGATCTTCCCTGCGATCAGTTTGCTCTGGGGAACACAAAAAAAGGGATTTAGGGTTTGGGAGATGGCCCCAAAACCCAGCCTGAATGTCCCACAGAACCCCTAGGTGGGGTCCATATGGGCTTTGTGTGTAGTCCACACATCCCAGAATAATCCCTGGAATACCCCAAAGCACCCATAAAAACCCCATAGCGCCCCATAACAACCCCCAGAACACCCCCAACACCCACAGAAACCCCACAGCACCCCTGACACCCCACAACAACTCCATAGGTCCCCCCCAGACCCTCACCCAATGTGGTATTGGCAGtcccccagtgctcccccagtccctctccagtgctcccagtgctcccccagtccccccccagtgctcccagtggTCCCCCAGTGGTCCCCCAGTCcccccccagtgctcccagtgcccaccttgtgGCGGTCGGCCGGGGGGATGTCGTAGTTCTCTGCCCTCAGGTTGGAGGCGGCCACGATGAAATCCATGTGGAAATTGGTGTCATCgtcctggggacagccagggtgGGTTGGGGGcacccagggaggtgggggcAGCACCCAAGGGGGCTTTTAGGGGGGCAGCACCCAGGGGGGCAGCACCCACCTTCTCGAAGTCGATGGGGAACATCCGGAACCCCGGGAGCTCCTCGGGGCTGGGCAGCGACgccttcagctcctccaggcgCCCGTCATCTGttggggggggagggagagaggggcaCATGTGGGAGCCCCACACCCCCATCCTACATGTGGGAGTCCCCTGGcacccccgggacccccagcccctctcccagtACTCCCCAgtacccccagcccctctcccaagTGCCCCCCCAgtacccccagcccctctctcaATGTCCCCCAGTtctccagtgtccccagcccctctcccagtgccccccactgccccccgtgcctctcccagcacccccagcccctctcccagtgccccccagtgcccccagtccctctcccagtgtccccagcccctctcccagtgccccccgtgcccccgCAGGCCGTACCCAGGGCGGCGTTGGcgctctgcagctcctggtcGGACACGTGGATGCGCACGCCGGCCTTGGGCGCGAAGGGGGGCACGCGGACGTGCCGCAGCAGCTCGGCCACGGCCGCCCGGTCCCGCGAGCCCGCGATGCCGTAGCTCTGAGCAAACAGGTTCGCCGCCGCCACCACGTAGTCCAGGTGCAGGGGCTGCGGGACACAGGGCACGGGTGGCACCCAGAGAGGGCATGGGGGGCACCCATGGGGGGCAGGTGGCACTCAGAAGGGGGCAGATGGCACTCAGAGGGGGCAGGTGGAACTCAGAGGGGGCAGGTGGCACTCAGAAGGGCCAAGGTGGCACCCACAGGGCAAAGGTGGCACCCACGGGGGGCAGGTGGCACTCAGAAGGGCCAAGGTGGCACCCACAGGGCAAAGGTGGCACCCACGGGGGGCAGGTGGCACTCAGAATGGCCGAGGAGGTCTCACGGGGGGCAGGTGGCACTCAGAATGGCCGAGGTGGCACCCACGGGGGGCAGGTGGCACTCAGAGGGGGCAGATGGCACCTAAAACTAACAGCGCAGCACCAAAGGGGATAAAGGCGGCACTGAAAGGTGACAGGTGACACCCAAAGGTGACGAGTGACAACTAAAGGTGACGGTGTGGCACTCAGAGTGAGTGGCACTCATGGGGCACCCATGGGGCACCCATGGGGCACAGGTGATGTCCCCTTCCCTAGGTGACACAGCGCCTCCTCCAGGTGACCCAGGTGATGATGTCCCCTCCCCCAGGTGACCCAGGTGATgatgtcccctccccaggtgacacaggtgatgtcccctccccaggtgaCCCCACTCACGTTGTCGGGGTCGAACACGAGGGGGTGGGGGCAGCGCTTGGGCCCCGACCAGAACAGGGTCCCCGAGTTCGTTTTCtgggggagaaagggagaaaatcaGGATTAATGAGTTCATTAATTGAGCTTAATGAGCTATTAATTGGAGTGACTGAGCCAACTGTTCATGTTAACAATGTACTAATTAGATTAATGAGGTAATCAAGGGGTGCTCCCCTGTCTTGGTGAATATTGGGGTATATGAGATTGGGGTAAATAAAGTAATTATTAGGgttaataaagtaattaattggCAGGTGTTGGGGTGAACGAAGGTATGGGGGTAAATGAAGTCGTTAATGGCGTTTATGTGGTAATTAATCAGGACTAAAGAGGTAATTGATTAAACTAACAAGGCAATGAAGACactcccagctgtcccagggggaacttgtgcagcagctggcagaTATTGGGGTAAATGAGGTAACTAATGAGTTATTAATTGGGGCTAACAATGTAATTAATCGGGTTAATGAGTTAATTAAGGCACTCCCACCTGTCCTGGGGGGAAtttgtgcagcagctggtggctgtTGGGGTAAATGAGGTAATTGACTGGGGTAAATGAGATAACTAATGGGATTAATGGGGTAATTAATCTGGGCTAACAatgtaattaattaaattaacaCATTAATTAAGGCAGTCCCACCTGTCCTAGGGGGAAGttgtgcagcagctggtggaTGGCAGGGTAAACGAGGTTGGGGTAAATGAAGCAATGGGGGTAAATAAGGTAACTAATGGGGTTAATGGAGCAATTAATCAGGGTTAACGAGGTAATTAATTAACGAGTTGATGAAGCTCTCCCACCTGTCCCGGGGAGAAGttgtgcagcagctggtggaTATTGGGGTAAATGAGATAGAAGTAAATGAAACAATGGGGCTAAATAAGGTAACTAATGGCATTAATAGCATCATTAATCTGGGCTAACGAGGTAATTAATCAGGCTAATGAGATAACGAGCAGTGCCCACCTGCCCTGGAGGGAAGTTGTGCAGTAGCTGGCGGATGTTGAGGTAAATGAAGCAATGGGGGTAAATGAGGTAACTAATGGGGTTAATGGGGTAACTAATGGGGTTAATGGGGTGACTAATCAGGGCTCACGAGATAATTAATCATGCTAATGAGGTAACGAGCAGTGCCCACCTGTCCCGGGGGGAAGTTGTGCAGCAGCTGGCGGATGTTGTTGCTGTACTGGCGGTGCCAGTGCCGGCAGGCCCAGGCCACGCAGTCGGGCCAGGCACGGGGCCGGTCGCTGACCAGGCTGCGCTGCACggcctccagcacctccagcgGCTGCGTGCCCGCCAGGCGCAGCGTGCGCTCCAGGAACTTGGGGTCCCTGGGGGAAAAGGGGGTGCAGGGGTTAGGGGGGTACAGGGGTAAAGGGTACTCTCCAGGAACTTGGGGTCCCTGGGAAATGGGGTGCAGGGGTTAATGGGGGGGTCAAAGGGGCTTAAGAGGGTCACAGGGTGCACTCCAGGAACTTGGGGTCACTGGGGAAAAGGGGATGCagggggttgggggggggggggtcacaggGGCTATGGTGGTACAAGGGGTTATGGGGGTGAAGGGTCCCCTCCAGGAACTTGGGGTCCTTGGGGGActcctgtgggatttgggggactcctgtgggatttggggtgcctGTCCCGCACACTCACATCAGGTACTGGTTCACGTTCTCGGCCGGCTGCTTGAAGAGCCCCTCGAACTCGTCACGTGCCCACTGTGACAAGAGGGTGTCACTGGGGGGTCCTGGCACCAGGGGCACCCCAAAATGGGgactgcagtgcccaggagaCCCCCAAACTAGAACCCAGTatccaaaatccccaaaatggGGACTCAAGTGTCCCGGATCCCCCAAACCAGAACCCAGGACCCCCCAAAAGAATGACTCCAGTGTCCAAGACCCCCAAAACCACAACCCCAGATCCAGATCCCCCAAACCATGGAACCCAGAGTCTGGAATGCCCCAAAACAGGacccctgtgctctccagtACCTCTCAAACACCACCCAACCATGTggaaccccccaaaaaaccacctGGGCACCCTCCAGCCAAACACACCAGGTGCCCCCCACACCCGCCAGGTgcccctgggcacacctggacgCACCTGCAGCGTGTGCTCGATGGCGTTGGGGAAGTTCTTGAGGGTGCAGATGGGAATGGCCTTCTCGGGGGGGTCCTGGCTGGAGCTGTAGGACTCGCTCAGGAACGGGATCACCACCTGCACGTTGCCCTTGGTGCCCAACGTGCCCGACTCCAGCAGCGGCTTCCGGTAATAAACGCAGCGCCGGTCCATGTACAGCCCTGcccgggggtggggggcagTTATGGGGCATGGCCAAGGGGTGTGGGGCACCCCCAAGGGCTGAAGGGCACCTCTAAATATGGGGCATGACTAGGGGATAGTGTCTGTgtacagccctgcccaggggtggGGGGCAGTTATGGGGCATGGCCAGGTGCTGTGGGGCACCCCAGGGGGTACAGGGCACCCCAGGGGGTACTGGGCACCCTCAGGGCCTATGGAGTACCCCGAGATATGAGACACCCCTCAGTACATGCTGCCTAAGATCTCTAGGGGTTATGGGGcaccccaggggctgtgggggacCCAGATATGGGGCAGCACCAAATATGAGGCACCCCCAGGGACTGTGGGGAACCCTCAGATATGGGGCACAAGCAGGGGCTATGGGGCAGCCCCCCAAGGATCCCCATAGCCCCCCAAGGGTCCCCATAGCCCCCTAGGTCCTCCAGGCCCCCAGGGGTCTCCAAAGCCTCTCAAGGGTCcctccagcacccccagagGTCTCTGTGGCCCCCAGCCCCCCGTGCTCACGTGCATCCACGTTGTCCAGCGCGTTGGCCACGCCGTCCAGCCCCTCGAAGAAGTCGTCGTCGTAGACACGCTCGGTGTCGGGGCCCACGCGGTCGGTGCGGCTGCTGACGCGCAGCGCCGGGTTCATCTCctgcgccgccgccgctgcccgctCCGACTTCAGCTTCTGCAGgtggggaacagctgggaggTGAGCCCCGCCCCTCTGGACACGCCCTGCTAGGCCACGCCCCTTTCCCAATGCAACGACACATCTCAGAAACTCTATCGGTGACACTGGCCAAGAAACTCAACTGCTGACATTGAGCACAAAACTCAACCATTGATATTAACCAGGAAAATCAATCGTTGACGTTGGCTAAGAAACTCAACCATTGACGTTGAGCACAAAACTCAATTGTTGATGTTAACCAAGAAACTCAACCGTTGACGTTGAGCACGAAACTCAATTGTTGACGTTGGTCAGAAAATTCAACCATCGA
This portion of the Serinus canaria isolate serCan28SL12 chromosome 25, serCan2020, whole genome shotgun sequence genome encodes:
- the CCDC115 gene encoding LOW QUALITY PROTEIN: coiled-coil domain-containing protein 115 (The sequence of the model RefSeq protein was modified relative to this genomic sequence to represent the inferred CDS: deleted 1 base in 1 codon; substituted 1 base at 1 genomic stop codon), which gives rise to MAAWSPSPRXAAGPQAGPASRLPRTLIGRDVPGRAAIGRGRAGPEAAVRAAMDGSLSLSLDAAALEVMEALELLQQRREQLEQHLRQGWLSLAQARYSLGCHRVSSLQYGATMVPRVRVCHRQDPEGRPHFEEVPGTGGDPEDPDPQQGVGDGLRQRRGAPEKGETLSRFPPDPLGWFGVLVPPSLRQAQGSFQKGVTLAVEVAELQATMEAAAARYRQLLQQKRHLAGDSGDSQTPMGTPGDSKDTEGGTVTSVTA
- the UBA1 gene encoding ubiquitin-like modifier-activating enzyme 1, which gives rise to MSSSPLSKKRRVSGSEPPTGSSRAPAPAVSPSVTPANGMAKNGAEAEIDEGLYSRQLYVLGHEAMKRMQTSNVLVSGLRGLGVEVAKNLVLGGVKSVTLHDPHPAAWADLASQFYLREEDVGRSRAEATLPRLAELNSYVAVSSTREPLSKELLGTFQVVVLTNSPLEEQLWVGDFCHDHGIKLVVADTRGLFGQLFCDFGDDMVVTDPNGEQPLSAMVSMVTKGCPGEVTCLDEARHGFETGDFVTFTEVEGMEELNRCGPVEIRVLGPYTFSIGDTSGYGDYVRGGIVTQVKMPKHIHFKRLREALAEPEMMVTDFGKAERPSMLHWAWQGLHRFLRQHGRAPRPRHQGDAAEVVALTKEVAAGAELDEELVRELAFQATGDLAPVNAFIGGLAAQEVMKAVSGKFTPITQWLYFDALECLPEENRDTLLTEEQCRPRNSRYDGQIAVFGAELQAKLGAQKYFVVGAGAIGCELLKNFAMVGLGCGPEGSVTVTDMDTIEKSNLNRQFLFRPWDVTKLKSERAAAAAQEMNPALRVSSRTDRVGPDTERVYDDDFFEGLDGVANALDNVDARLYMDRRCVYYRKPLLESGTLGTKGNVQVVIPFLSESYSSSQDPPEKAIPICTLKNFPNAIEHTLQWARDEFEGLFKQPAENVNQYLMDPKFLERTLRLAGTQPLEVLEAVQRSLVSDRPRAWPDCVAWACRHWHRQYSNNIRQLLHNFPPGQKTNSGTLFWSGPKRCPHPLVFDPDNPLHLDYVVAAANLFAQSYGIAGSRDRAAVAELLRHVRVPPFAPKAGVRIHVSDQELQSANAALDDGRLEELKASLPSPEELPGFRMFPIDFEKDDDTNFHMDFIVAASNLRAENYDIPPADRHKSKLIAGKIIPAIATTTAAVVGLACLELFKLVQGHRRLSSYKNAFLNLALPFVGFSEPLACPRNKYYEVEWTLWDRFEVQGLQPDGQEMTLRQFLAYFKKEHRLEITMLSQGVSMLYSFFMPAAKLRERHDQPMTEIVTRVSKKKLGRHVKALVFELCCNDDSDADIEVPYVRYTIR